The Solibacillus isronensis genomic sequence TTATACTAAATGCCATTCTCGGAACGGTTCAACATGCACGAGCAGAAAAATCATTGAACAGTTTAAAAGAAATGGCGGCACCCGTTTCAAAAGTTAAACGTAACGGAGAAATTATTGAAATACCATCCAGAAATGTAATAGTAGGAGATCTGCTCATTTTGGAAGCGGGCGATTCTATTAGTGCGGATGGACGAGTAGTTGAAAGTCATAGTTTGCAAATAAATGAAAGTTCATTAACAGGCGAATCTTTGGCGGTCGATAAAGTAGCCAATACGATTGTTGAAACAGAGCTTGCACTAGGAGACAGAAAAAACATGGTGTACTCCGGCAGCTTTGTAACAAATGGTCGTGGGGCAGTAGCAGTTACTTCAATCGGGATGAATACGGAAATCGGAAAAATTGCTAAGCTGATTGACAATGCGAAAGAGAAAAAAACACCTTTGCAAGTCAATCTTGATAAATTCGGAAAACGTCTTGCCATCGGAATTATCCTGATTTGTATCGTAATTTTTGCTTTGGATATTATTCGGGGGCGTGAGCTGATTGATTCCTTTATGTTCGCAGTTTCCTTGGCTGTTGCGGCAATTCCTGAAGCGTTAAGTTCGATCGTAACGATTGTACTAGCCGTAGGGACCCAGAATATGGCGAAAGAAAATGCGATTATCCGCAAATTGCCGGCAGTAGAAAGTTTAGGAGGTGTTTCGATAATTTGTACAGACAAAACCGGAACGCTGACACAAAACAAAATGACTGTTCAGGAAGTTTATACGGACGAGCAGTTTTTCTCCTCTAACGAGCTGGAGCCGACCAACCCGCATCATAAAAAATTGCTCGATTTCGCAATACTGTGCAATGATTCCATGATGTTAAAGGATAAAACGATAGGGGATCCGACAGAACTTGCACTCGTAAAATTAGGGCATGAGTATAAATTGAGCGAGCAATTGATCCGTGGGCTTCATCCTCGTGTTGGAGAAATTCCTTTCGATTCTACTCGAAAATTAATGAGTACCGTTCACCGAATGGGGAACCGGAATGTCATGATTACAAAAGGCGCAGTGGACGAGCTTATTCCCCGTATTAGCCGCATTGATTCAAGCAGCAGTTCAATTATTACGAGCAAGCAGCTGGAACAGATTAATCAAGCAAATACTGCATTTTCGAATGCCGGATTAAGGGTAATTGCCATTACGTATAAAGAAGTATTTTCTTCCAATATAAGTGAAAAGGACGAGCAAGGCTTAACATTTGTCGGGTTAATCGCGATGATGGATCCTCCGCGTGATGAATCGGCACAGGCAGTTGCAGACTGTATTGAAGCGGGAATTAAACCTGTCATGATTACAGGTGACCATAAGATTACGGCAATTGCGATCGCAAAACAGCTTGGTATTTTAAAAAGCCCTGACGAAGCAATTGAAGGAAAAGAAATTGAAAAGCTTTCTGACCGGGAACTGAAAAACAAGGTGGAAAGTTTCTCCGTCTATGCCCGTGTATCGCCGGAGCACAAAATTCGGATTGTAAAGGCTTGGCAAAAAAAAGGACATGTTGTTGCGATGACCGGGGACGGGGTAAATGACGCTCCGGCGTTAAAACAGGCTGAAATTGGTGTAGCAATGGGGAAAACAGGAACGGAAGTGGCCAAAGATGCGTCAGCGATGATTTTAACAGACGATAATTTTTTAACGATTGTCAAATCGATTTCGAATGGACGGAGTATTTATGCCAATATTAAATACGCGATTAA encodes the following:
- a CDS encoding cation-translocating P-type ATPase, with product MKVTEYYQASVQEVMKKLDVTQYGLTDYEVRGRQKKYGYNELKEGKQKSIFQVFFEQFQDFLVLILIVAAIVSMFLGDMDSSIVILIVIILNAILGTVQHARAEKSLNSLKEMAAPVSKVKRNGEIIEIPSRNVIVGDLLILEAGDSISADGRVVESHSLQINESSLTGESLAVDKVANTIVETELALGDRKNMVYSGSFVTNGRGAVAVTSIGMNTEIGKIAKLIDNAKEKKTPLQVNLDKFGKRLAIGIILICIVIFALDIIRGRELIDSFMFAVSLAVAAIPEALSSIVTIVLAVGTQNMAKENAIIRKLPAVESLGGVSIICTDKTGTLTQNKMTVQEVYTDEQFFSSNELEPTNPHHKKLLDFAILCNDSMMLKDKTIGDPTELALVKLGHEYKLSEQLIRGLHPRVGEIPFDSTRKLMSTVHRMGNRNVMITKGAVDELIPRISRIDSSSSSIITSKQLEQINQANTAFSNAGLRVIAITYKEVFSSNISEKDEQGLTFVGLIAMMDPPRDESAQAVADCIEAGIKPVMITGDHKITAIAIAKQLGILKSPDEAIEGKEIEKLSDRELKNKVESFSVYARVSPEHKIRIVKAWQKKGHVVAMTGDGVNDAPALKQAEIGVAMGKTGTEVAKDASAMILTDDNFLTIVKSISNGRSIYANIKYAIKFLLSGNAGAIFVVLYATLFALPAPFLPIHLLFINLLTDSLPAIAIGLEPHNKKLMKEKPRNINESLLNKKFVSQVGFEGLIIAAVTIIAFQVGLSTGDTAVATTMAFATLCLSRLLHGFNCRSEDSIFKIGIFSNLAVWIAFLLGFTILNFVLIKGLFEVANLTNSQYLMIYGLSLVPLVIIQVRKLFFGSAKA